One region of Streptomyces davaonensis JCM 4913 genomic DNA includes:
- a CDS encoding HhH-GPD family protein → MTAPTESEARPEPLGGEASRGEPLHAPVIDWFDDHARDLPWRRPEAGPWGVMVSEFMLQQTPVNRVLPVYEQWLARWPRPAGLAEEAPGEAVRAWGRLGYPRRALRLHGAAVAITERHGGDVPTDHAQLLALPGIGEYTAAAVASFAYGQRHPVLDTNVRRVFARAVTGVRYPPNATTAAERKLARALLPEDEPTAARWAAASMELGALVCTAKNESCHRCPIAAQCAWRVAGKPEHEGPPRRGQTYAGTDRQVRGKLLAVLREAHAPVPQAALDRVWHEPVQRARALDGLVSDGLVEPLPGGLYRLPAN, encoded by the coding sequence CGACGACCACGCCCGCGATCTGCCCTGGCGGCGGCCGGAGGCCGGACCATGGGGGGTGATGGTCAGCGAGTTCATGCTCCAGCAGACCCCGGTGAACCGGGTCCTGCCCGTCTACGAACAGTGGCTGGCCCGCTGGCCGCGCCCCGCCGGCCTCGCCGAGGAGGCACCCGGCGAGGCCGTCCGGGCCTGGGGACGGCTCGGCTATCCCCGCCGCGCACTGCGGCTGCACGGCGCCGCGGTGGCGATAACGGAACGGCACGGCGGTGACGTACCGACCGATCACGCGCAACTGCTCGCGCTGCCCGGCATCGGGGAGTACACCGCCGCGGCGGTCGCCTCCTTCGCGTACGGGCAGCGGCATCCGGTGCTCGACACCAACGTCCGCCGGGTGTTCGCGCGAGCGGTGACCGGGGTGCGGTACCCGCCGAACGCGACCACCGCCGCCGAGCGCAAGCTGGCCCGCGCGCTGCTGCCCGAGGACGAGCCGACGGCCGCGCGCTGGGCCGCCGCCTCCATGGAGCTGGGCGCGCTGGTGTGCACGGCGAAGAACGAGTCGTGCCACCGCTGTCCGATCGCCGCGCAGTGCGCCTGGCGCGTTGCGGGCAAGCCGGAGCACGAAGGTCCGCCGCGCCGCGGCCAGACCTACGCCGGCACCGACCGCCAGGTCCGCGGCAAGCTGCTCGCCGTACTGCGGGAGGCGCACGCGCCCGTGCCGCAGGCGGCCCTCGACCGGGTGTGGCACGAGCCGGTGCAGCGCGCCCGCGCGCTGGACGGACTGGTCTCGGACGGACTGGTCGAGCCACTGCCCGGTGGTCTGTATCGGCTGCCCGCGAACTGA
- a CDS encoding SigE family RNA polymerase sigma factor translates to MAQGEVLEFEEYVRTRQDALLRSARRLVPDPVDAQDLLQTALVRTYGRWETIEDKRLADAYLRRVMINTRTEWWRARKLEEVPTEQLPDASVDDSTEQHADRALLMDIMKVLAPKQRSVVVLRHWEQMSTEETAAALGMSAGTVKSTLHRALARLREELESRDLDARALEREERERCAA, encoded by the coding sequence ATGGCGCAGGGCGAGGTGCTCGAATTCGAGGAGTACGTCCGCACCCGGCAGGACGCGCTGCTGCGCAGCGCGCGTCGGCTGGTGCCGGACCCCGTGGACGCCCAGGACCTCCTCCAGACGGCGCTGGTACGGACGTACGGCCGCTGGGAGACCATCGAGGACAAGCGGCTCGCGGACGCCTATCTGCGCCGGGTCATGATCAACACCCGGACCGAGTGGTGGCGGGCCCGCAAGCTGGAGGAGGTCCCGACCGAGCAGCTCCCGGACGCCTCGGTCGACGACTCCACCGAGCAGCACGCGGACCGCGCCCTGCTGATGGACATCATGAAGGTGCTCGCCCCCAAGCAGCGGAGTGTCGTCGTGCTGCGACACTGGGAGCAGATGTCCACGGAGGAGACGGCCGCCGCCCTCGGCATGTCGGCCGGAACGGTCAAGAGCACGCTGCACCGGGCGCTCGCCCGGCTCCGCGAGGAGCTGGAGAGCCGCGATCTGGACGCACGCGCGCTGGAGCGTGAGGAGCGGGAGCGGTGCGCGGCCTAG